GGCCTGGGCGTTGTGGGCAACTGGCTGAACCGCAGCTACCGCCGCAGCATCAGCAGCACTGTGCAGCGCCAGCTGGAGAGCTTCGACAGCCACCGGTGAGCCACGCCGGCCTGGGGCCCCACCCACTCCGTGACAGTGGTGGGTGGTCACCGCTCTGGAGAGCCACTCTCAGGCGTAGGCCCAGGGGAGAAGGGCTGAGAGCCATCTAGGAGGGCCTGGGAGCTTCCAGGTTCCCCTGGGGCCCCTCCCGAAGCTCCCCTTATTGTTCATCGAGCCTTTGGTGAGCACCTCCTGTGGGTCGGGAGCAGGGACAGTCCCTAGGGTCACCCTACAAGCATGCATGTCACCTGGGAAGGGTTGTCGGGTGTTGCTGCCTCTTCACCCTCCCCGCTTTCCAGGGCTGCTTCCTCTGCTGGGCTCCCAGACGGTAGCCCAGGAACAAGTGTTCACTGAGCACCGCCACACAGGCCCTGGAACAGCGGAGCAGGGCGGGCGGGGTAGGTCAGAGGGGCAGTTAGAAGCTGTGACCACAAGTGAAGGGACTGTGAAGAGGCCTGCACAGAGACCTTGGGGGAAGCCAGAGGATTGGGAAGAGGCCATTCTCAAAAAATGTACAATGAGCAGCAACCTGATAGACACTGGaccctaagttaaaaaaaattaagtgatagTAGGTGTGGTGAGTGTCCTGGAGAAGGAGGACAGAGAGTGGGAGTGAGCAGCTGGTGGGGAGGAGTGTAGTCAGGAGGAGCAGCAGTTAGCTGGGTGAAGAGAGATGGCAAGAGCATCCCAGGCAAAGGAAGcatcatgtgcaaaggccctggggctgcAGGGATTGGGGTTTGTTCCAGGAACTgcaggagaaggagaggaaggaggccagGGAGGTGGGCAGACGTAGCAAGGCCTTGCAACCAGTGGGGAAGGAGCCATGTTAGACTTTATCCCCAGGGCAGTGAGAAGCCATGGAAAGGATTTAAGCTGGGAGAGACGCATGGAGGTGCATTTTAAGAGTTGCTGTGGAGAAGGATGAGTTGGAGTAGAGGGTAGGGAGCAGGTGCGAGCTGTTGGCGGCTGGGTGCCGCAGGGCTGAGGGTCGGGATGTGAGTTTGGGTCCGCTGACCCGAGGCCTCTGCCCGCAGGCCCTACTTCACCTACTGGCTGACCTTCGTCCACATCATCATCACACTGCTGGTGATTTGCACGTACGGCATCGCGCCTGTGGGCTTCGCCCAGCACGTCACCACCCAGCTGGTGAGTGGGGCTAGGGAAGGGGGGCTCCGCCCTGGGGATCCTAGCCTCCCTCAAGAGGCGCCAGCATCTTGGGCCACCCAGTCCTTCCCACGGCAACAACCTGGCCCAAGCAGGAGGGTGCTCTGGGCTCACCACTGCTTTGCTTCTCAGCCCCTTCCCTGgaggcccttccctgggacagaGAAACCCCTGACCCCCCCATCCTTCCACCTCTGCACCAGGTACTCAGGAACAGAGGTGTGTATGAGAGCATGAAGTACATCCAGCAGGAGAACTTCTGGATTGGCCCCAGCTCGGTAAGGGGCCCAGGCAGGGACAGCATCTCAGCAGGGAgcctctggcctctgccaccCCCAGCTGGGCAGGAAGGGGGTTGGCTTGCCTGGAAGCCCCCCCATCAGGGGCCCCTAGGGCGAGACTCTCAACAGAGCAGCCAGGTCTGGACCCGAGCtcactcccccccaccctccgccCCCAGATTGACTTGATCCACTTGGGAGCCAAGTTCTCGCCCTGCATCCGGAAGGACCAACAGATCGAGCAGCTAGTGCTGCGGGAGCGAGACCTGGAGCGGGACTCGGGCTGTTGTGTCCAGAATGACCACTCGGGCTGCATCCAGACGCTGCAGCAGGACTGCTCGGTGGGGGCAGAGGCCCTCCAACCCCTGCGAGCCCCACCCTGGTCCCCTGCACCATCTCCACTTGccccagcctgggggaggggccctTCAAGGGCAGTGTCTACGTTGCCTCTGTCCTTCCTCTGCCCTCCCTGGCATCACACACCCCTGCACGCAGCTCAGCACAGGGAGGGTGCCAacctccccagccccagagcaGTGAAAGCTGGGTCTTGGGAGTGTCAGTAGGGGTGGGGGTCTGGGAGATGAGCCTGAGCCCTGGACAGCAGGGCAAGAGCCCCTGCCCTGGAGGGGCCCTTGCCCACTCTGATGGTGGTGACCTTGTTCTAGCCATGACCAGCCTGCCTCCATCCTCCAGGAGACTTTGGCCACTTTTGTCAAGTGGCAGGACGATACGGGGCCCCCCATGGACAAGTCTGCGCTGGGCCAAAAGCGGACATCGGGGGCCGTGTGCAACCAGGACCCCAGGTACAGTCCTGGGAGACCCACAGCGGAGCTGAGGAGATGGGGCTGAGTATCATGTGGTCTGTGCCACCCATGGGGATGTTGGCCCGTGGGCGTGGCAGGCTGGGGATGCCGTGGCCCCTCATTTTGCCCCCTCCGACCTCTGCTTCCAGAACCTGCGAGGAGCCGGCCTCCAGTGGTGCCCACATCTGGCCCGATGACATCACCAAGTGGCCGGTGAGTGTTCAGGGAGGACAGTggtctgggaagggtggggagggcctGCGTGCCGCTGCACAGCCCCAGCCGCTGTCTGTGCCCCTCCTGACAGATCTGCACAGACCAGGCCAGGAGTAACCACTCGGGCTTCCCGCACATGGACTGCCAGATCCGGGGCCGCCCCTGCTGCATCGGCACCAAGGGCAGGTGAGCCGGCCTGGGCCCGCTGCCCGGAGCCCCTGTGCTCCCCCTCTGTCAACCACCACCCAGCTGgcgtcctccctccccactcGGGGGCCGTCTGTGGTGTGGGCAGGTTCCTGCAGAGGGGCACCGCGTCCTGCCAGTGATGCCTGCTGCGGCCGGGCACTGGGCACGAGGCGGGGGCGGGCAGGACTCAGGCCCCTGATGTTCGCCTTGCCTCCCTGTCCCCCAGCTGTGAGATCACCACTCGGGAGTACTGTGAGTTCATGCACGGCTATTTCCATGAAGAGGCCACACTCTGCTCCCAGGTGAGGTGGGGTCTGGAGGGGCCCTGGGCACGAGCAGCCAGGTGCAGCAGCCCACACGCTCTCCTGTAGCGGGTATCTGGTCCTGCCCCCTCCATCAGGGCCTCGGACCCAGCCGGATCCTAGGCACTGACTGCCGTGCTCTCACCCCCAGGTGCACTGCTTGGACAAGGTGTGTGGGCTGCTGCCCTTCCTCAACCCTGAGGTCCCAGATCAGTTCTACAGGCTCTGGCTGTCTCTGTTCCTCCACGCTGGGTAAGAGGTGCCTCGCTGCCCACCCCTCAGACCCCTGTGGTGCCCACCCACCTGGACTCCCGGAGGAGGGGTCCCTGGGCCAGGGCGCAGCCGGCACAACCTGCCAGACCCCGCTGCTCCCGAAGTAGCTGGCTGGCAGACGGGGCAGGGGGCTGATGCCTGGTGTGTCCCCGCCCAGCGTGGTGCACTGCCTCGTGTCTGTGATCTTCCAAATGACCATCCTACGGGACCTGGAGAAGCTGGCCGGCTGGCACCGCATCGCCGTCATCTTCATTCTCAGCGGCATCACCGGCAACCTCGCCAGTGCCATCTTCCTCCCGTACCGCGCGGAGGTAGGGACTCAGGATGTAGCAGGGAGGGCTAGCTCTACTGCTTCCACGCCTCCCGCCTGGCTTGGCCTGAGGGACGCACAGCCCCTGCCATGTCAGGCTCAACAGCGGATGGACAGCTAAGCTGGGGGCTTCCCGGCCAATTCCTTAGTCCATTCCGAGGCGCGAGGGAGCAGTGATGCCCCTGGGTCATGTGTACAGGTCACCTCCAGAAAGACCTTCTGGACCCCCTCCCTCACTCTGCCTCTTCTCTGcttcatttctctcctttttttttttttttttttttgaggtacgtgggcctctcactgttgtggcctctcccgttgcggagcacaggctccggacgcacaggctcagtagccatggctcacgggcccagccgctccacggcatgtgggatcttcccggactggggcatgaacccgtgtcccctgcatcggcaggcggactcccaaccactgtgccaccagggaagccctcatttctctCCTTGACCATGACCACCGCCTGCCAGCACGTCCCACAGCTATGAGTTGGGCTATATGAAGTTGCCCTTGTGCAACCGTTCTTGACCCAAAGAAACGGCAGTTTTTTGATCAGTTCAGCCTCACGCTGTGGGCTTGTTCAGTGTCCGTCCCTCCCCACGTGCGCTGCCTCGAGCAGTCTGTCCTGCTTATTGCACTGGGCGTGcgcgtagtaggtgctcagtgttGCAGAAAGGGTGGGTGGAACGACTTCAGCTTTGTTCCAGCAGCACCTCTCCTGCCCCCTGGCCATCAGGTTCGGGGTCCCCACCCTGGGAGGGGCTCACGGAGAGGATGACCCAGGTCCTGGGGCTCCCCACAGGCTCCCCCCTGGCATCTGGAAGTGaccctgtcccctccccatccACCCACCCCAGGTGGGCCCAGCAGGGTCGCAGTTCGGCCTCCTGGCCTGCCTCTTCGTGGAGCTCTTCCAGAGCTGGCAGCTGCTGGAGCGGCCCTGGAAGGCCTTCCTGAACCTGTCGGCCATCGTGCTCTTCCTGTTCATCTGCGGCCTCCTGCCCTGGATCGACAACATTGCCCACATCTTTGGCTTCCTCAGCGGCCTGCTGCTGGCCTTCGCCTTCCTGCCCTACATCACCTTTGGCACGAGTGACAAGTACCGCAAGCGCGCCCTCATCCTCGTGTCGCTGCTGGTCTTCGCCGGCCTCTTCGCCTCGCTGGTCATCTGGCTCTACGTCTACCCCATCCACTGGCCCTGGATCGAGTACCTCACCTGCTTCCCCTTCACCAGCCACTTCTGCGAGAAGTACGAGCTGGACCAGGTGCTGCACTGACCACCTGCCTGGCGGGGCCGGCGCAGCTGCTCCCACGCAGCGCTGAGGACACGGGGACTGTGCCCGGGCCAGGCTGCCTGCCTGCACAGCGCCCACCCCCGCTCCAGAGACCCTGTGGGGCTGGCCCTGCTCCCAGGAGCTCTGCCCCCGGGAGAGGCTGAGTCTGTGGGAGACGGTCATCAGGGGCGGCTCCTTGGGGGACTGAGGCCCCCCTTCCCCAGACCCGGGCTGGGCGACACTCCGAACATGTGTTTCTCTGCAGCTCAGGGCCCAGGCCCTGACGTCACCCTGCTCCCCTGCTGTCAGGACCACTTCCTGGGGGGTGGGCTCCTTTCTTCCCAAGGTCCTGGGCTGCTGCCCGTCTCCACCTCTGGCTCTGCTGGTACGTTCCCCCTCCCCGTTGCTGTGAGCCTGCCCTTCCTGGGGACCTGGCTGGGGCTCCCACCAgcttcccagccctgcctggccaCGGCCCCTTCCTGTTTCGCCTCCCATCTCTGCCCTGTGAATCCACGCCCTGCCTGGTGAGCCTGCCCATAACACTCCGGGTCCAAACCTTCTGGGACAGGGCTTGGCAGTGGTCTGGGGCAGAGAGGAGCAAAGAGACACAGCTAGACTGGGAATCCGAGAGCCTCCACTGTTCTCAGCAAACAGAGGCCGAACCCGCCCCGCACCCaggccccccagcccctcccaggccaGTCCCTTCCTCCAAGTCAGTGTTCTGCCTCCTGGGGCTGGACTGACGCCAGCCAGCCCGCCATCCTCTGCCTCACTCCTGCCCAGGTGAGGGCAGGGCCACCCCAAGGACCTGTGTCCAGGGGTTGCCCAAGGTCaatcaggccttttttttttttttaccagtttatATTATggtcctaattttttttaaagtaacgcTAACTTTGTATGGACG
Above is a genomic segment from Mesoplodon densirostris isolate mMesDen1 chromosome 18, mMesDen1 primary haplotype, whole genome shotgun sequence containing:
- the RHBDF2 gene encoding inactive rhomboid protein 2 isoform X1: MASADKNGESVSSVSSSRLQSRKPPNLSITIPPPEAPAPSEQASMLPQRPRNPAFLKSISLQEPRVQWQEGGSEKRPGFRRQASLSQSIRKGAAQWFGVSGDWELKQQHWQRRSRHHCSVRYGRLKASCQRDLELTSQEVPSFQGTESPRPRKMPKIVDPLARGRAFRHPDEVDRPHAPHPPLTPGVLSLSSFTSVRSGYSHLPYRKRISVAHMSFQAAAALLKGRSVLDATGQRCRVVKRSFAYPSFLEEDVVDGAETFYTSFFSKEEMSSVPDDVFESPPLSASYFRGIPRSASPVYPEEVQIPPKESDRAPVPTAKRGKRIASKVKHFAFDRKKRHYGLGVVGNWLNRSYRRSISSTVQRQLESFDSHRPYFTYWLTFVHIIITLLVICTYGIAPVGFAQHVTTQLVLRNRGVYESMKYIQQENFWIGPSSIDLIHLGAKFSPCIRKDQQIEQLVLRERDLERDSGCCVQNDHSGCIQTLQQDCSETLATFVKWQDDTGPPMDKSALGQKRTSGAVCNQDPRTCEEPASSGAHIWPDDITKWPICTDQARSNHSGFPHMDCQIRGRPCCIGTKGSCEITTREYCEFMHGYFHEEATLCSQVHCLDKVCGLLPFLNPEVPDQFYRLWLSLFLHAGVVHCLVSVIFQMTILRDLEKLAGWHRIAVIFILSGITGNLASAIFLPYRAEVGPAGSQFGLLACLFVELFQSWQLLERPWKAFLNLSAIVLFLFICGLLPWIDNIAHIFGFLSGLLLAFAFLPYITFGTSDKYRKRALILVSLLVFAGLFASLVIWLYVYPIHWPWIEYLTCFPFTSHFCEKYELDQVLH
- the RHBDF2 gene encoding inactive rhomboid protein 2 isoform X2, whose protein sequence is MASADKNGESVSSVSSSRLQSRKPPNLSITIPPPEAPAPSEQASMLPQRPRNPAFLKSISLQEPRVQWQEGGSEKRPGFRRQASLSQSIRKGAAQWFGVSGDWELKQQHWQRRSRHHCSVRYGRLKASCQRDLELTSQEVPSFQGTESPRPRKMPKIVDPLARGRAFRHPDEVDRPHAPHPPLTPGVLSLSSFTSVRSGYSHLPYRKRISVAHMSFQAAAALLKGRSVLDATGQRCRVVKRSFAYPSFLEEDVVDGAETFYTSFFSKEEMSSVPDDVFESPPLSASYFRGIPRSASPVYPEEVQIPPKESDRAPVPTAKRGKRIASKVKHFAFDRKKRHYGLGVVGNWLNRSYRRSISSTVQRQLESFDSHRPYFTYWLTFVHIIITLLVICTYGIAPVGFAQHVTTQLVLRNRGVYESMKYIQQENFWIGPSSETLATFVKWQDDTGPPMDKSALGQKRTSGAVCNQDPRTCEEPASSGAHIWPDDITKWPICTDQARSNHSGFPHMDCQIRGRPCCIGTKGSCEITTREYCEFMHGYFHEEATLCSQVHCLDKVCGLLPFLNPEVPDQFYRLWLSLFLHAGVVHCLVSVIFQMTILRDLEKLAGWHRIAVIFILSGITGNLASAIFLPYRAEVGPAGSQFGLLACLFVELFQSWQLLERPWKAFLNLSAIVLFLFICGLLPWIDNIAHIFGFLSGLLLAFAFLPYITFGTSDKYRKRALILVSLLVFAGLFASLVIWLYVYPIHWPWIEYLTCFPFTSHFCEKYELDQVLH